In the Maribacter sp. MJ134 genome, one interval contains:
- the ccoS gene encoding cbb3-type cytochrome oxidase assembly protein CcoS, which translates to MSVIYVLLAISISVAVLFFMAFIFSVKSGQYDDAYTPSVRMLFEDELVKSQVGELPPDMDINTEQNN; encoded by the coding sequence ATGAGTGTAATTTATGTGTTATTGGCCATCAGCATCAGTGTCGCTGTACTTTTTTTCATGGCTTTCATTTTTTCGGTAAAAAGTGGTCAGTATGACGATGCCTACACGCCATCGGTACGTATGCTGTTTGAAGATGAACTAGTAAAATCACAGGTTGGCGAACTACCGCCCGATATGGATATAAACACAGAACAAAATAACTAA
- a CDS encoding acetate/propionate family kinase: protein MQILVLNSGSSSIKFQIIEMPSEIIMCKGLVERIGHKNAKIHYTTKAISLSKEKAVFSHKEGLEAITTLLMDADNGVLNTAEEIALVAHRVVHGGEHFNKPAKIDASVLAEIERLSILAPLHNPANATGIKVAAEIFKNALQVAVFDTAFHQTLPEKAYRYAIPKALADREHIRVYGFHGTSHHYVSEKAIDYLNKSASRIISIHLGNGCSITAVKDGKSVDHSLGFGPTNGLLMGTRSGDIDQSVVFFLMDSLKMTSQEANELLQKQSGLLGITGYSDLRDVQTQAANGNQDCQLALDMMAYRIKKFIGSYIAVLNGVDTLLFTAGIGENSSLLRAMVCENMDGLGIKIDLKKNQKRTDGIQEIQHEDSRVKILVVPTNEELEIAKQAFELMNA from the coding sequence ATGCAGATACTGGTCTTAAATTCAGGAAGTTCGTCCATTAAGTTTCAGATTATTGAAATGCCTTCCGAAATAATTATGTGTAAAGGTCTGGTGGAACGTATTGGGCACAAAAATGCGAAGATACATTATACAACCAAGGCTATTTCGTTGTCCAAGGAGAAAGCGGTTTTTAGTCATAAGGAGGGATTAGAAGCGATAACTACGCTTTTGATGGATGCGGATAATGGAGTATTGAACACGGCGGAAGAAATTGCTCTTGTCGCCCATCGTGTGGTACATGGTGGGGAACATTTTAATAAACCCGCCAAGATTGATGCATCTGTTCTTGCCGAAATTGAACGTTTGTCAATATTGGCGCCATTACACAATCCCGCTAACGCCACGGGAATAAAAGTAGCGGCAGAAATCTTTAAGAACGCCCTTCAAGTTGCGGTGTTTGATACGGCCTTTCATCAAACGCTACCCGAAAAAGCGTACCGGTATGCCATACCCAAAGCGCTTGCCGATAGGGAGCATATTCGGGTATATGGTTTTCATGGCACAAGTCACCACTATGTTTCTGAAAAGGCAATTGATTATCTGAACAAATCAGCTTCTAGAATAATAAGTATTCATTTAGGAAATGGCTGTAGTATTACCGCTGTTAAGGATGGAAAGAGTGTGGACCATTCCTTAGGTTTTGGACCCACCAACGGACTCCTAATGGGAACACGCAGTGGTGATATTGACCAATCCGTAGTTTTTTTCCTGATGGACAGTCTTAAAATGACTTCCCAAGAAGCAAACGAGCTGTTGCAAAAGCAAAGCGGCCTGTTAGGAATTACAGGATATTCCGATTTAAGGGACGTACAAACGCAAGCAGCAAACGGCAACCAAGACTGTCAATTGGCATTGGATATGATGGCCTATCGTATCAAGAAATTTATTGGTAGTTATATAGCAGTCCTTAACGGTGTTGATACCCTGTTATTTACAGCGGGTATCGGTGAAAATTCCAGTTTACTCCGTGCCATGGTCTGCGAAAATATGGATGGCCTAGGAATTAAAATCGATTTAAAAAAGAATCAAAAACGTACCGATGGTATTCAGGAAATACAGCATGAAGACTCCCGGGTAAAGATTTTGGTCGTGCCCACAAATGAGGAATTAGAAATTGCTAAACAGGCGTTTGAATTAATGAATGCCTAA
- the ccoN gene encoding cytochrome-c oxidase, cbb3-type subunit I, protein MEVQQFYYDNKIVKKFIYATMLWGIVGMSVGLLLAFMFMFPNITDGISWLSFGRLRPLHTNAVIFAFVGNAIFAGVYYSTQRLLKARMFSDFLSNFNFWGWQLIIVAAAITLPLGYTTSKEYAELEWPIDIAIALVWVAFGANLIGTMIKRRQRHLYVAIWFYLATFVTVAVLHIFNSLELPVSALKSYSVYAGVQDALVQWWYGHNAVAFFLTTPFLGLMYYFVPKAANRPVYSYKLSIVHFWSLIFIYIWAGPHHLLYSSLPDWAQNLGVAFSIMLIAPSWGGMINGLLTLRGAWDKVRTDATLKFMVVAITGYGMATFEGPMLSLKNVNAIAHFSDWIIAHVHVGALAWNGFMTFGMIYWLVPKMFKTRLASTGLANFHFWIGTLGIILYALPMYVAGFTQALMWKDFNPDGTLVYGNFLETVNEIMPMYWMRAIGGSMYIIGALVMVYNIVITIRSGKTVEDELAEAAPLTRVSKRRTAGETFHTWLERKPIQLTILATVAILIGGIIQIVPTILVKSNIPTITSVTPYTPLELEGRDLYIREGCVGCHSQMVRPFRSEVERYGEYAKAGEFVYDHPFLWGSKRTGPDLLRVGGKYSDNWHLNHMYDPQSTSSGSIMPSYSWLVRNEHDRNDVAKKMEAMVALGVPYTDEDIANAQQHMNEQATQIEKNLYTDPDFAKSYEADKKSAAANGEQFVEMRNREIVAMIAYLQRLGTDIKIKGTNELLSENN, encoded by the coding sequence ATGGAAGTACAACAGTTTTATTACGATAACAAAATCGTAAAAAAGTTCATCTATGCTACAATGCTTTGGGGTATTGTAGGAATGTCCGTTGGCCTTTTACTGGCCTTTATGTTTATGTTTCCAAACATTACCGACGGTATATCTTGGCTAAGTTTTGGTCGTCTAAGACCTTTACACACCAATGCCGTCATTTTCGCGTTTGTAGGGAATGCCATTTTCGCTGGGGTGTACTACTCCACACAGCGCTTGTTAAAAGCTAGAATGTTCAGTGATTTCCTAAGCAACTTCAATTTTTGGGGTTGGCAATTAATTATCGTTGCCGCGGCGATAACGCTTCCATTAGGCTATACGACCTCTAAAGAGTATGCAGAACTAGAATGGCCCATTGATATTGCCATTGCCTTGGTTTGGGTAGCTTTTGGAGCAAATCTCATAGGCACAATGATCAAAAGAAGACAGCGCCATTTATATGTCGCTATTTGGTTCTATTTGGCCACATTCGTTACCGTTGCAGTGCTCCATATTTTCAATAGTCTAGAGCTTCCCGTAAGCGCGTTAAAAAGCTACTCGGTATATGCCGGCGTTCAAGATGCATTGGTACAATGGTGGTACGGACATAATGCCGTAGCGTTCTTTTTAACCACACCGTTCTTAGGTTTAATGTACTATTTTGTGCCTAAAGCCGCCAACAGACCGGTATACTCTTACAAATTATCCATTGTTCACTTCTGGTCCTTAATATTTATTTACATCTGGGCAGGACCGCACCATTTGTTGTATTCTTCTTTACCGGATTGGGCACAGAACTTGGGAGTCGCTTTCTCCATCATGTTAATAGCACCTTCTTGGGGAGGTATGATCAATGGGCTACTTACCTTACGAGGAGCTTGGGACAAGGTACGTACGGACGCTACTTTAAAATTTATGGTAGTGGCCATTACCGGCTATGGTATGGCAACGTTTGAAGGACCTATGTTGTCCTTGAAAAACGTAAACGCTATTGCTCATTTCAGTGATTGGATTATTGCCCATGTGCATGTTGGAGCCTTAGCTTGGAACGGGTTTATGACCTTTGGAATGATCTACTGGCTGGTTCCCAAAATGTTCAAAACAAGACTTGCCTCAACAGGTTTGGCAAATTTCCACTTTTGGATAGGTACCCTTGGTATTATATTATATGCACTTCCCATGTACGTAGCCGGGTTTACACAGGCACTCATGTGGAAAGACTTTAATCCTGATGGCACATTGGTCTATGGTAATTTCTTGGAAACCGTAAATGAAATTATGCCCATGTACTGGATGCGTGCCATTGGTGGCAGCATGTATATTATTGGTGCATTGGTCATGGTATATAATATTGTAATTACCATAAGATCAGGGAAAACCGTGGAGGATGAGTTAGCGGAGGCTGCGCCTTTGACTAGGGTATCCAAAAGAAGAACAGCCGGAGAAACCTTTCACACTTGGTTAGAGCGTAAACCTATACAACTAACTATTTTGGCTACCGTTGCCATTCTTATAGGAGGTATCATCCAAATTGTACCAACCATCCTAGTAAAATCTAACATTCCAACAATTACGAGTGTTACGCCCTATACACCACTAGAACTAGAAGGTAGGGACCTCTATATTAGAGAAGGTTGTGTGGGTTGCCACTCTCAAATGGTACGGCCGTTCCGTAGTGAAGTAGAACGTTATGGAGAATACGCCAAAGCAGGAGAATTTGTTTATGACCATCCATTTCTATGGGGTAGTAAACGTACTGGCCCGGATTTACTTAGGGTCGGAGGTAAATATTCCGATAACTGGCACTTAAACCATATGTATGATCCGCAGAGTACCTCATCAGGCTCCATAATGCCCTCCTACTCGTGGCTCGTACGAAACGAACATGACCGTAATGATGTAGCGAAAAAAATGGAAGCCATGGTCGCTTTGGGCGTTCCCTACACAGATGAGGATATTGCCAATGCGCAACAGCATATGAACGAACAAGCTACTCAAATTGAAAAGAACTTGTACACCGATCCCGATTTTGCCAAAAGTTATGAGGCAGACAAAAAATCGGCCGCTGCAAATGGTGAGCAATTTGTGGAAATGCGCAATAGGGAAATCGTGGCCATGATTGCCTACCTGCAACGTTTGGGGACAGATATTAAAATAAAAGGAACCAACGAGTTACTGTCAGAAAACAATTAA
- a CDS encoding cbb3-type cytochrome c oxidase N-terminal domain-containing protein: MKNMSPWWIRIPLLFFTIFGLMEYFIDSGEQPAFIAFPMAAAFLVFILILLIAIELILASIENVMFQTLSDEAKEKYLAASSKRWEWTWGKKTYKKLLGSKPIEAEGEIILDHNYDGIRELDNKLPPWWVYMFYATIIFGFIYLARFHVFNGYDQDLEYEQEVAAAQLAIEEYKRTAKDLVDVNTVELLTDASDINAGKTIFQNNCVACHMADGGGGIGPNLTDQNWILGGGIKNVFNTISEGGRDGKGMVAWKQILKPAEIAQVSSYILTEINGTTPANPKAPEGDIWVETP; the protein is encoded by the coding sequence ATGAAAAATATGTCACCTTGGTGGATTAGAATTCCACTTCTCTTCTTTACCATTTTTGGATTGATGGAGTATTTTATAGATTCCGGTGAGCAACCCGCCTTCATAGCTTTTCCTATGGCAGCCGCCTTCTTGGTTTTTATATTAATTCTATTGATCGCCATAGAGCTTATTCTTGCATCTATAGAGAACGTTATGTTCCAAACCTTATCGGATGAAGCTAAAGAGAAATATCTAGCGGCATCATCCAAAAGATGGGAATGGACTTGGGGCAAAAAGACCTACAAGAAGTTGTTGGGATCAAAACCTATTGAAGCAGAAGGAGAAATAATTCTTGACCATAACTATGACGGCATACGCGAGTTGGATAACAAACTACCGCCTTGGTGGGTGTACATGTTCTATGCTACCATCATTTTTGGGTTTATCTATTTGGCGCGCTTCCATGTATTCAATGGCTATGACCAAGACTTAGAATACGAACAGGAGGTGGCTGCTGCACAATTAGCGATTGAAGAGTACAAGAGAACCGCTAAAGACCTTGTGGATGTAAATACCGTTGAACTCTTAACTGATGCTTCTGATATAAACGCCGGAAAGACCATATTTCAGAACAACTGTGTAGCCTGTCATATGGCCGATGGTGGCGGTGGTATTGGTCCTAATCTCACAGACCAGAACTGGATTCTTGGTGGTGGCATCAAAAATGTGTTCAACACCATATCCGAAGGAGGTAGAGATGGTAAGGGAATGGTGGCATGGAAACAGATTTTAAAGCCTGCGGAAATAGCGCAGGTATCTAGCTATATCCTCACAGAAATTAACGGAACCACACCAGCCAATCCAAAAGCACCGGAAGGAGATATTTGGGTAGAAACTCCTTAG
- a CDS encoding GTP-binding protein yields MSVLPNDIVLRPRFQLELSHPKDNVLSNFEQSKKPPFLVKRVDEHLFIKFNQEQHHFWSPQLHLEIDEIDKNNCKLYGVFGPNPTLWTFFMFLHFAVATVFVILAIWAYSSAALNKPYDLQIGLMVFMVFLWFVLYVLGRVGKRKGKPQMQELYGFMMNVLTI; encoded by the coding sequence ATGAGCGTATTACCCAACGATATTGTTTTACGTCCAAGATTTCAATTGGAACTATCCCATCCTAAGGACAACGTACTTTCCAATTTTGAGCAATCTAAAAAGCCACCGTTTTTGGTAAAACGTGTAGATGAGCATCTATTTATAAAATTCAACCAAGAACAGCATCATTTTTGGTCGCCTCAGCTACATCTAGAAATTGATGAAATAGATAAAAACAACTGTAAACTCTACGGGGTATTTGGTCCCAATCCCACACTTTGGACCTTCTTTATGTTTCTGCATTTTGCAGTAGCAACCGTATTTGTCATTTTGGCGATATGGGCTTATTCTAGTGCCGCTTTGAATAAACCATATGACTTACAAATAGGATTAATGGTCTTTATGGTCTTTTTATGGTTTGTACTCTATGTACTGGGTAGGGTGGGAAAACGAAAGGGGAAACCTCAAATGCAGGAATTATATGGGTTTATGATGAATGTATTAACGATTTAA
- a CDS encoding sulfite exporter TauE/SafE family protein, with protein sequence MLLTAILLGFMGSLHCIGMCGPIAFMLPVERNNPIKKFSQILLYHTGRLLAYGLIGLLFGLLGKGLYVFGLQQKLSIGIGVLMIVLVLIPTRTLANYNLSKPVYRWISKVKTRLGKELQKKTADTFLTIGILNGFLPCGLVYMAVFGAIAMGDIAKGSVFMILFGVGTIPLMTTAIYFSGFLKGGVKKRVQKLIPVFIIAMGILFILRGLGLGIPYVSPEPVSALVSSQIECHP encoded by the coding sequence ATGCTCTTAACAGCCATTTTATTGGGTTTTATGGGAAGTTTGCACTGTATTGGAATGTGTGGGCCCATCGCTTTTATGCTTCCTGTGGAAAGAAATAACCCGATAAAGAAGTTTAGTCAAATCTTACTGTATCATACGGGAAGACTACTTGCATATGGGTTAATTGGCCTCCTGTTCGGACTTTTAGGAAAAGGCCTTTATGTCTTTGGCTTACAACAGAAATTGTCTATTGGCATTGGCGTTCTAATGATTGTCCTAGTACTGATACCCACAAGAACATTAGCCAACTATAATCTTTCTAAACCGGTTTATAGATGGATATCAAAAGTAAAAACAAGATTAGGCAAAGAACTGCAAAAGAAGACCGCGGACACTTTTTTAACCATAGGCATCCTAAACGGTTTTCTTCCCTGCGGGCTGGTGTACATGGCAGTGTTCGGAGCAATAGCCATGGGAGATATCGCCAAAGGAAGTGTATTCATGATCCTATTCGGAGTGGGTACCATACCTTTAATGACTACAGCCATATATTTTAGTGGTTTTTTAAAAGGTGGAGTAAAAAAACGTGTTCAAAAACTCATTCCGGTTTTTATTATCGCTATGGGAATCTTATTTATTCTGAGAGGACTGGGACTTGGTATTCCTTATGTTTCCCCAGAACCTGTGTCAGCACTAGTTTCTTCTCAAATAGAATGTCATCCTTGA
- a CDS encoding heavy metal translocating P-type ATPase, with amino-acid sequence MDKQSCYHCGDDCEQVSVTYDEKCFCCTGCKTVYEIFASNDLSYYYDLQESAGASPIEVEGKYDFLDTPTIVERLTDFNDSDLQIANLYVPHIHCSSCIWVLENLNKLNPLINSSQVDFPKKTVRIHYNPTQISLKEMVLLLAKIGYEPTISLDDFDNKKKVTDRSLTYKLGVAGFAFGNVMFLSFPDYFDLSSSASTGGEFWLNEYEILFRWLMFAFSLPVVGYAGKDYFTSAFKGLRSGILNIDVPITLGILVLFLRSTFEITFNLGSGFFDSLTGLVFFLLLGKFFQQKTYSFLSFERDYKSYFPIAVTKINPSGKEETTQVHDIESGDRLLIRNEELIPADGILLKGNAMIDYSFVTGESEPQQKQSGDKLFAGGKQVNGVIEMEAMKSVSQSYLTQLWSNAIFKTDKSSRFQTLTDSIGKRFTVTVLSIAVLASCFWLYYEPSKAMNVFTAVLIIACPCAIALAAPFTLGNMLRIFGRKKFYLKDTLTIELLAQIDTAIFDKTGTITSTKTSTATYEGMPLNHEEASLLKNTLRSSNHPLSRTLYNLLAEQDIYPLDDYDEYLGKGLMARKGENRMKIGSADFVGNTDVKGLLDTAVHVANNDSYKGRYIFHNQYREGISETFKAMSKNLRLAILSGDNEGEKSRLEKLLPKLTPLYFNQKPEDKLKFIKSLQEQGQKVLMVGDGLNDAGALAQAHVGIAISENTNVFSPACDGIMDAIKFKELYQYIQASKKALKIIRLSFLLSLLYNSIGLYFAVTGQLEPVIAAILMPLSSISVVVFATVTTNLLGRKLK; translated from the coding sequence ATGGATAAACAAAGTTGTTATCATTGCGGTGACGATTGTGAGCAGGTTTCAGTAACGTATGATGAAAAATGTTTTTGTTGCACGGGATGCAAGACGGTATACGAGATTTTTGCTTCTAACGATTTGTCCTATTATTATGATTTACAAGAAAGTGCTGGGGCTAGTCCTATCGAAGTTGAAGGAAAATATGATTTTCTCGATACTCCTACTATTGTTGAAAGATTAACGGACTTTAACGATAGTGATTTACAAATCGCAAATCTCTATGTACCACATATCCATTGCAGCTCCTGTATATGGGTCTTGGAAAATCTGAACAAGCTAAACCCCTTAATTAATAGCTCACAAGTAGATTTTCCGAAAAAAACAGTACGCATACATTATAACCCTACCCAAATTTCTTTAAAAGAAATGGTGCTGCTATTGGCTAAGATAGGCTATGAACCAACTATTTCCTTAGATGATTTTGATAACAAGAAAAAGGTAACGGATCGCAGTCTCACCTATAAATTAGGTGTTGCCGGCTTTGCTTTTGGTAATGTGATGTTCCTGTCGTTTCCGGACTATTTTGATCTTTCCTCGAGCGCCTCTACTGGCGGTGAGTTTTGGCTCAACGAATATGAAATTTTGTTCCGTTGGCTCATGTTCGCTTTTTCCTTACCAGTAGTAGGCTACGCAGGAAAAGACTACTTTACATCTGCTTTTAAAGGGCTTCGTTCGGGCATATTAAACATAGATGTACCTATTACGCTTGGCATTTTAGTCCTTTTTTTACGTAGTACCTTCGAGATTACATTTAATTTGGGAAGTGGTTTTTTTGATTCACTTACCGGATTGGTTTTCTTTCTTTTGTTAGGTAAATTTTTTCAGCAAAAAACCTATTCCTTTTTGTCCTTTGAGCGCGATTACAAATCCTATTTCCCGATAGCCGTAACAAAGATAAATCCCTCGGGCAAGGAAGAAACGACCCAGGTGCATGATATTGAATCGGGTGACAGGTTATTAATAAGGAACGAGGAATTGATTCCTGCAGATGGCATACTCCTTAAAGGGAATGCGATGATAGATTACAGTTTTGTTACCGGAGAATCGGAACCGCAACAAAAGCAATCTGGCGATAAACTTTTTGCTGGCGGAAAGCAGGTAAACGGGGTCATTGAAATGGAAGCTATGAAGTCGGTTTCTCAAAGTTATCTTACCCAGCTGTGGAGCAATGCTATTTTTAAAACCGATAAATCTAGTAGGTTTCAAACCTTAACGGATAGTATTGGGAAAAGATTTACGGTTACCGTATTATCCATTGCAGTCTTGGCCTCTTGTTTTTGGCTGTATTATGAACCTTCAAAGGCAATGAATGTTTTCACCGCAGTGCTCATCATTGCTTGCCCCTGCGCCATAGCATTGGCAGCACCATTTACCTTGGGCAATATGCTTCGGATTTTTGGTCGAAAAAAATTCTATCTAAAAGACACCCTGACCATTGAGCTACTTGCACAAATTGACACCGCAATTTTTGATAAAACAGGTACCATAACCAGCACAAAAACAAGTACAGCGACCTACGAGGGCATGCCCTTAAACCATGAAGAAGCGTCACTTCTAAAGAATACCCTACGTTCTTCTAACCATCCTTTAAGTAGAACCTTATATAATTTATTGGCAGAACAGGATATCTATCCCTTGGACGACTACGACGAGTATTTAGGCAAAGGTTTAATGGCGCGTAAGGGAGAAAACCGTATGAAAATAGGTTCTGCGGATTTTGTAGGCAATACTGATGTCAAAGGGCTTCTGGACACCGCTGTTCATGTCGCCAATAATGACAGTTATAAAGGTAGGTACATTTTTCATAATCAGTATAGGGAAGGTATAAGCGAAACCTTCAAAGCCATGTCCAAAAATTTGAGATTGGCCATTCTTTCCGGAGATAATGAAGGAGAAAAATCTAGACTGGAAAAACTCCTCCCAAAATTGACACCGCTCTATTTTAATCAAAAACCTGAGGATAAGCTCAAGTTTATTAAATCCCTACAAGAACAAGGACAAAAGGTGCTTATGGTTGGAGACGGGCTTAATGATGCCGGTGCTTTGGCCCAAGCCCATGTAGGTATTGCGATTTCAGAGAATACAAACGTATTTTCTCCTGCGTGCGACGGAATTATGGATGCCATAAAATTTAAAGAACTATACCAGTACATACAAGCCTCAAAAAAGGCCCTAAAAATTATAAGGCTCAGTTTTCTACTCTCGCTACTCTATAATAGTATAGGGCTGTATTTTGCGGTAACTGGTCAGTTAGAGCCTGTGATTGCGGCGATTTTAATGCCTTTGAGTTCTATTAGCGTCGTGGTTTTCGCTACCGTAACAACCAATCTTTTAGGAAGAAAATTAAAATAA
- the ccoG gene encoding cytochrome c oxidase accessory protein CcoG produces MAQGQENFRDSIGTINEEGKRAWVFPKKPSGKFYTYRKYVSYVLLIFLLAAPFVKINGNQFLMFNVLERRFNIFGFPFWPQDFHLFVISMIIGVIFIALFTVAFGRIFCGWMCPQTIFMEMVFRRIEYWIDGDRGAQIKLDRQPWNAEKIKKRTLKGLIFFIISFLIANVFLAYLIGSDKLMSYIIDGPFKHWSTLISLLIFTAVFYFVFAWFREQVCIIACPYGRMQGVLLDNKSIVVAYDHKRGEAEKGRKKWRKNEDREALGHGDCIDCFQCVNVCPTGIDIRNGTQLECVNCTACIDECDTIMEKVNLPKGLIRYASEDEITKKEKFKFSPRLKGYTAVLFILIGVLAGMLFLRNDLEANILRLPGQLYEHKEGDIISNVYTYKLMNKTTEAVPDVNFRLLSHEGIVKVVRTKNFVVPAQDLAEGTLFIEIDNAAVKSDKEKVKVGVYSGDKLIETTLCAFMAPRSYK; encoded by the coding sequence ATGGCACAAGGTCAAGAAAATTTTAGGGACTCCATCGGAACTATAAACGAGGAGGGAAAACGCGCTTGGGTGTTCCCTAAAAAACCTAGTGGTAAATTCTATACCTATCGCAAATATGTTAGTTATGTGCTATTGATTTTTCTTTTGGCGGCCCCATTCGTGAAAATCAATGGTAACCAGTTTCTAATGTTCAATGTACTGGAAAGGCGTTTCAATATATTCGGTTTTCCATTTTGGCCGCAAGATTTTCACTTGTTTGTAATTTCCATGATCATCGGTGTTATTTTCATTGCGCTATTCACGGTTGCCTTTGGCCGTATTTTTTGTGGGTGGATGTGTCCACAGACCATTTTCATGGAAATGGTGTTCCGTAGGATTGAATATTGGATAGATGGCGACCGCGGCGCCCAAATAAAATTGGACAGACAACCCTGGAATGCGGAAAAAATAAAAAAAAGGACCCTTAAAGGTCTGATTTTCTTTATCATTTCCTTCCTCATCGCAAACGTCTTTTTAGCCTATTTAATAGGGAGTGACAAGCTTATGAGCTACATCATTGATGGCCCTTTTAAGCATTGGAGCACACTTATCTCCTTATTGATTTTTACCGCAGTGTTCTATTTCGTTTTCGCATGGTTTAGAGAACAAGTCTGCATCATTGCTTGCCCTTACGGAAGGATGCAGGGCGTTTTATTGGATAATAAATCTATAGTCGTCGCCTACGACCATAAAAGGGGCGAAGCGGAAAAGGGGCGGAAAAAATGGCGTAAAAACGAAGATAGGGAGGCATTAGGACACGGCGACTGTATTGACTGTTTTCAATGTGTCAATGTTTGTCCTACAGGGATAGATATTAGAAATGGAACACAGTTAGAATGTGTAAACTGTACCGCCTGTATTGACGAGTGCGACACGATTATGGAAAAAGTAAACCTTCCAAAAGGCCTGATCAGGTATGCAAGTGAAGATGAAATCACCAAAAAGGAAAAGTTTAAATTTTCGCCCAGACTTAAAGGATATACCGCTGTTCTATTCATATTAATAGGCGTTCTGGCAGGAATGCTGTTTCTCCGGAATGATTTAGAAGCCAATATATTACGCTTGCCAGGACAATTGTATGAGCACAAAGAAGGAGATATTATTAGTAATGTATATACATACAAACTAATGAACAAGACTACAGAGGCCGTCCCCGATGTTAACTTTAGGCTCCTTTCACATGAAGGAATTGTAAAAGTAGTACGCACCAAAAACTTTGTAGTACCTGCTCAGGATCTAGCAGAGGGCACTCTCTTTATAGAAATTGATAATGCCGCGGTTAAAAGCGATAAGGAAAAAGTTAAGGTAGGCGTTTACAGCGGTGATAAGTTGATTGAAACCACACTATGCGCCTTTATGGCACCAAGGAGTTACAAATAA
- a CDS encoding CcoQ/FixQ family Cbb3-type cytochrome c oxidase assembly chaperone, whose translation MLKFVKGYMESIDGIATYPMLSLLIFFIFFVVLFAWVFTASKEYIKEVSELPLDQTNQQNIEL comes from the coding sequence ATGCTAAAATTTGTAAAAGGATATATGGAAAGTATAGATGGGATAGCCACCTACCCCATGTTATCACTGTTAATTTTCTTCATTTTTTTTGTCGTGCTTTTCGCTTGGGTGTTTACCGCATCAAAGGAGTACATAAAAGAAGTTAGTGAATTGCCATTGGACCAAACGAACCAACAGAACATAGAGTTATGA
- a CDS encoding FixH family protein, with protein sequence MKINWGTGVVLAFIGFISFILFFVFKMNMDNRSNHDLVTEDYYKDALNHQTEINAQVNANNADKILIEKTAEGLLLIFPETIDLKELEGTVSLYRPSNKQLDFDLPISLSNTHLLIPDKRLLDGRWDIKINWKINEDSYLQKEKITY encoded by the coding sequence ATGAAAATTAATTGGGGAACCGGAGTAGTATTGGCCTTTATTGGTTTTATCTCGTTCATACTTTTTTTCGTTTTTAAAATGAATATGGACAACAGATCTAACCATGATTTGGTCACAGAAGATTATTACAAGGATGCATTGAATCATCAAACTGAAATAAATGCGCAAGTAAATGCGAATAATGCCGATAAAATCTTAATTGAAAAAACAGCGGAAGGCTTACTTCTGATATTTCCGGAAACCATAGACCTAAAGGAACTAGAAGGAACAGTGTCCCTATACAGACCATCTAATAAACAATTGGATTTTGACTTACCCATAAGTTTATCCAATACACATTTGCTCATACCTGACAAACGTTTGTTAGATGGTCGCTGGGACATTAAAATAAATTGGAAAATCAATGAAGATTCCTATTTGCAAAAAGAAAAAATAACCTACTAA